The nucleotide sequence CGGAAACCGCGGTGCGGATTCGAGGCCCGGTCGACGCGATCTTCCGCTACGCCGCGCAGGTCGAGCACTGGCCGCGCATCCTTCCGCACTACCGCGGTGTCCGCGTCCTCGCCGTCGACGGCGCCGGCCGGCTCGTCGAGATGAGGGCGCGCCGCGGCTGGATTCCGATCTGGTGGTGGGCACGGCAGATCGTGCAGCCGCGGGAACGGCGCATCCGCTTCACGCATGTGCGCGGCGTGACGCGCGGCATGGAGGTGGAGTGGCGCTTCGAACCCGTGCCCGGCGGCGATGTGGCAGTCTCGATCGTGCACGATCTGGACCTTGGCTGGCCGATCGTCGGGCGCGCCGTCGCGCGGTCGATCATTGGACCGCTGTTCATCGAACCGACCGCGAGGGCCACGCTGGGCCACATCAAGCGGCTCGTGGAAACGAGCCCCCCGGAGACCGTTTCGTGACACGGTGGGGGGAAAAACGCGCCCGGACGGCGGGCTCGAGATCTCGAAGGTTGCACGCCAGACCGCGGGGGTGAATTGTGACGGATACGGGACGCCGCGTCGTCGTCACCGGAATCGGCGCGGTCACGCCGATCGGATGCGGCGCCGGGGGCCTCTACGACGGGCTCCGGCGCGAGCGTTCGGCGGTCGGACACATCACGCGGTTCGACGCGGCCGCGTTCAACAGCCGTGTGGCCGGCGAGGTCACGGACTTCGACCCCGCAGCCTTCATCGAGCCGAGGCGGCTCCGCCGCCTCGACCGCTACGCGCAGTTCGCGCTCGCGAGCGCCCGCATGGCGATCGACGACGCGGGGCTGCGTCTCGAGGACGAGAACCGCGATGCGATCGGGTGCTTCGTCGGCTCGGCCCTCGGCGGGGCCGCGTTCGCCGAAGAACAGCACGCCGTCTTCCTGAGCCAGGGCGTGCGCCGGATCCGGCCGACGCTGGCGCTGTCGGTGTTCTGCGGCGCCGCGTCCTGCAACGTCGCGATCGAACACGACCTCCGCGGCCCGTCCAGCGCCAACTCGGACAGCTGCTCGAGCGGCGCGATCGCGATCGGGCAGGCGTTCCGGACGGTCCGCGACGGCTACGCCGACGTGATGGTCGCCGGCGGTGTGGAGGCGCCGCTCGCGCCGCTGACGTTCGCCGCGTTCGACGTGATCCGGGCGATGTCGACCCACAACGACGAGCCGGCGCGCGCCTGCCGTCCGTTCGATCGGACGCGCGACGGGTTCGTAATGGCCGAGGGCGCGGCGCTGCTGGTGCTCGAGGAACGCGAGCACGCCCGCCGCCGGGGCGCCCGGATCTACGGCAGCGTCCTCGGCTTCGGCGCGACGAACGACGCCCACCACATGACGGCTCCGCTGCCGTCGGGGACCCAGGCCGCCCGCGCGATGCGGCTCGCCCTCGCCGAAGCCGGTGTCGCGGCGGAGGACATCGACTACGTCAACGCGCACGGCAGCGGCACCCCCCTCAACGACTCCACGGAGACGCTCGCGGTCAAGCAGGTCCTCGGAGATCACGCCTATCGGGTGCCCGTCAGCGCCACGAAGGCGATGCACGGGCACGCGCTCGGCGCCACCGGCGCGATCGAGGCGGCCAGCTGCTTCCTCAGCCTGCGGCACCGCTACGTTCCGCCCACGCTCAACCTCGAGGCGCCGGACGAGGCCTGCGATCTCGACTACGTGCGCGACCGCGGCCGGGAGATGCCGCTGCGCCACATTCTCAGCAACTCGTTCGGCTTCGGCGGCATCAACGCGGCGCTCGTCTTCGGGCTGGGGTAACGATCGGATCGAGGCAACCGCGGCCCACGCGGCGAATGCAACCCCAGGGGGGGTGATGCGATGAGGATGCTGTGGATCGGCGCCGCCCTTGCCGTCGCGGCGGGCCTCACAGGCGCTGCGCCCGTCTCGGCGCAGACGGCGTGTCAACAAATCCAGATTGCGACGACGCGGACGTCGAGCCCGATCTCGGCCACCCCGCTCGACGCCATCGCCTTTCCCGTTCAACTCTCCCCGGCCACGGCCACGGTCGTCCGGCAGATCCTCGTGTGTCCGCCGGGCGCCACGCCGCCGCCCGCGATCATGCCCGGTCCTTTCGTGATCGGTACGCCGGTCTTCGGCGTACCCGCGTTCGAGACGCCGATCTTCGGTCCCGCCTTCGGGATACCGGGGCATTATTCGAGCGCGCCGCCGCTCCCGGCGCCGGGCCCGGGCGCGCCGCCGCGGATGGTGGGCGCCGCGCCCGCGGACACCGTGCGCGCGCTCGCGACGCAGGCCGCGCGGTTCGACCGCACGGTCGTGACCGTCACCGGAACCGCGGCCGACGTCGCGCCGGCCGCGGACGCGCGGGGCGCGCCGATCACGACGTTCCGCCTGGAAGCCCAGGGCGCATCGGTGGGCGTGGTCGTGTGGGGGCGCGCAGTCGTGCGGGCGGGCGAAACCGTTCGCGTGAGCGGACCCTTCTACACCTCGACGCCGTTTGTCGGGGTGTCCGGCACTCCCTGGCACGACGTGATCGAAGCCGACCTCCTCGAGCGATAGGCCGTCCGATCGAGCCCCGCTAGCCCTTCGCCCGCTCGTCGATGACGCGGCGGAGCTTGCCGCCTTCGCTTCTCGGCAGGCTGCCCGGGGCCTGAAGCGTTATGCGCGCGGCGATGCCGATCACGCCGCGGAGGCGATCGGCGATCCGCCGCCGCAGGTCATCCGCGGCCGCCACGTCTCCCCGGGGCGCGGGCGGCTGCGCGGCGTCCGGCGCCACCTCCACCCGCACCTCGAGCGAGTCCAGCGTCCGTTCGCGCGCGACGACCAGCTGGTAGTTGGGCGAGAGCTCGTCGAACTGCATCACCACCGCTTCGATCTGCGACGGGAACACGTTGATGCCGCGGATGATGAGCATGTCGTCGGTGCGGCCGACGATGAGCGACATCCGGACGGAGGTGCGGCCGCAGACGCAGGGCGCGGGATCGAGGGAGGCGAGGTCGCCGGTGCGGTACCGGATCACCGGCAGCGCCTCCTTCGTGAGCGTCGTAAACACCAACTCCCCCACCTCGCCCGCGGCCACCGGTTCGCCGGTCCGCGGGTCGACCACCTCGACGAGGAAGTGGTCCTCGAAGACGTGGGAGCCGCGCTGCGCCTCGACGCACTCGTTGCTGACGCCGGGCCCGATCACTTCGCTGAGCCCGTAGATGTTCACGGCCTTCACCGGCAGCAGACGCTCGATCTGGCCGCGCATCGCCTCCGTCCACGGCTCCGCGCCGAGGACGGCCGAGCGGATCGTCAGGCTCCGCGGGTCGATGCCCCGGGCCGCGGCGGCCTCCCCCAGCGTGAGCATGTACGACGGCGTACAGGCGATCACGCGCGGCTTGAAGTCTTGTAAGAGCAGCAGCTGCCGCTCGGTGTTGCCGCCCGAGACCGGCACGACCGTGAGGCCCATCAGTTCGCCGCCGTAGTGCATGCCGAGCCCGCCGGTGAAGAGGCCGTACCCGTACGCGTTGTGAAATACGTCGCCCGGCCGCGCGCCGCTCGCCGCGAGGGACCGGGCGCACACGTCCGCCCACACGCCGAGATCGGCGCGCGTGTAGCCGACCACCGTGGGCTTCCCGGTCGTGCCCGACGACGCGTGCACGCGGACGACCTGGTCGAGCGGGACCGCGAACAGGCCGAACGGATAGTGATCCCGCAGATCCGCCTTCCGCGTGAACGGCAGCCGGCGAAGATCGTCGAGCGAGCGGACCTGGTCCGGACGGACGCCCGCGCGGTCGAACGCCTCGCGGTAGAACGGCACCTTCGCGTGAACGCGTGCCACGAGGTCCGCGAGACGCTGCCGCTGCAGGGCTTCGAGATCGGAGCGTGTCATCGTTTCCGCGGTGCGGTTCCAGATCATCCGGCTGCCTCCCTGATCTCGCCGCCGGGCGCGCCGGCGCGGTGTGGGAGCCCGAGCGCCGCCCCGAAGGTCGTGGCCGCGCCCGCAAACGCGGGCAGAAACGCCGCCGCCGGCAGGTGGGTGATGTCCCACGCGACGCCGCCCAACAGCGGCAGCAGAAACGAATAGCCGTAGCCGATGGCGAACATCCCCGCCGACACGTGGTGCACGTCGCGGGCCTCCGTGACGAGCGGTGGCAGCGCAAGCGACAGCACCAGCCCGAACGCGCAGCAGAAGCCGATCAACGCCGCGGCGACCACCCAGAACGCGGGCGGCGCGAGCAGAAACAAGGCGAGGCTCGCCGCGATCGCGACCGGGACCACGACCAGCGACGCGCGGCGCCCGACGATGGCACGGGCCGCCGCGAGTGCGACCACCGACGCGGGCAACTGCCCCGCGTTGAGCGCCGCGAGGCATGGGCCGATGAGGTCGACCCGTCCGGCGGTCCGCAGGTAATCCGGGATGAAGGCGTTGGTGGCGAAATACGCGACGCCGACTCCGCCGAGCACGAGCCCGAGCCGCCACGTCTCCGCGGCGCGCCAATCGGGCCACCAGCGCGCCTCGGGGCCCACCGCGGCATCGGGCAGCCGCTCCCGGAGGACCAACATGAGGATGGCCGTCACCAGCGGCACAGCGGACCACGCCGCCAGCGCGGCCGGCCAACTCCCGCGCATGAACGGTAAGACGAGCGGCAGGGTCAGGCCGGCGCTCAACGTCTCCCCGACGAGCAACCCGTTCACGTAGAGCGCGGTGGCAAAGCCGATGCGGTCCGGGCACCACCGGGCGACCAACGCTGGCACCGCCGGCTGCATCACCGCGATCCCGACGCCCATCACAAACGTCATCGCAAACAACATCGCGATCGACGGGCCGACGCCGCGCAGCGCCGACGAGAGCGCGACCACGACGAGGCCGGCAATCGCGGCGCGGCGCGCGCCGCCGCGCGCGATCAGGAGCGATCCCGGGACGGCCGCCGCGGCCAGCACCAGCACCGGGAGGCTCGTCAGCGCCCCCACCCCGGTCTCGCTCAACCCGAGGTCGCGGTGGATGAAGATGAGGACCGGCGGCAGGGCCAGCAGGGTCGCCCGCAGATCAACGCCCGCCAGCCACAGCACGGCCAGACGGGTGAACGTCGAGCGCTCCGGTTCTATGGACGTCACCAGGGGTCGGAGTAGCGCTCTTCCTTCCAGGGATCGCCGCGGATGTGGTACCCGTTCTGCTCCCAGAAGCCCGGGCGCTCGCCGCGCATGAATTCGAGCCCGCGAACCCACTTCGCGCTCTTCCAGAAATACAGGCGCGGCACCACGAGCCGGCAGGGTCCGCCGTGCTCGGGCGTGAGCGGGCGGCCGTCGTGGGTGAACGCGAACAGGACGTCGTCCTGCATCAGGTCGTCGAGCCGGAGGTTCGTTGTGTAGTCGCCGTACGAGTGCACCATCACGAACGCCGCGCCCTCGCGGGGCCGCGCGCGGGCGATCACCTCGGACGCGGGCACCCCCTCGAACACGTTGTCGAACCGCGACCAGGCGGTGACGCAGTGCACGTCGCAGCGAACGCTCTTTCGGGGCAGCGCGGTCCACTCATCCCACGTCCACCGCACGGGACTCTCGACCTCACCCTCCACGGCGAACGCCCACTTCGCGAGGTCGATGCGGGGAATGCCCCCATAGTAGAGCACCGGCCACTTTTCCGTGAGGGTCTGGCCGGGCGGCAGGCGGGGCGTCTCCATGCCGGGTTGTTCGGCTCGGAGGCGCGGCGCCCCTGGGATGCCGGCCGTGTGAAGAATCAAACCGGGACGCGAAAGAGGAACGGCGGGCAGGTCGCCCGCCGTTCCAGCGCGACAAACAGACGCGGCTTACGGCTTGGTGGGACGCGCGCCCTCAACCGGTGTGAGCGGCAGCACCGGCGGCCGTACGGCCGATCCGCTGTGCAGCAGCCACGGCGGCGACGCCTCGCCGATCGAGGCGAGCGTATCCGGCAGCAGGTAGGCGCCTTGCCCGTGGAGACCGGCCTGCAGATCGTGGATCAGGGCCGGCTGCTCCAGGAGCTGCGGGATCGACACCCGCCGCTCGATCGACAGCACCGCCGCGAGCCCGGCGGCCTGCCCCTCTTCCATCGTCGTCGGCACGACGCGGCACGAGGCCGCGGCCGCGTACGTCGCGGAGATCGAGCGGCTCGCCATCACGAGGTTCCCGATCCCGTACGGCACGAGCGAGCGGAACGGGATCGTATACACGAAGCGCTTCGGCGCGTACGGGTTGAACTCGCCGATCTTGTATGGATGGATGTCGATCGGGTAGCTCGCGACGCCGACGGCGTCCCAGAACACCCGGCTGTTCACGATGTCGTTGGCCGTCAGCGTGTAGAGCCCCCGGATGTGGCGCGTCTCGCGGATGTAGAGGTAGTCGGCGGTGCGCACCAGCGACGCCTTCGCGAAGCCCGGCGCCGTCTCGCGCAGGAAATCCATGAGCAGCGGCAGCTCCACTTTGGCGCGGCGCATGCCGTCCGCCACCGACGCCGGGTCGGTGCCGTCGACGCCGAACACCAGGAGCCCGTTGATCAGCACCGAGCGGTCGTTCTGCAGGCCGATGTTGAGGTCATAGATCGCCACGTTCGGCTGCGTCGGCTTGTACATCCGCATGATCGGGCCGTAGCCCCACACGTTGCCCTGGTAGAAACCGCCGCGGCGCATGTGCTGCTCGCGCGCGCCGCTCACGTAGGCGGTGACCTGGTGCCAGTTGACGTCCTTCACCTCGAACACCAGGGTCGCCGACATCATCGCGCGGTCGATGCCGGAATCCTCGCGGCCGATCGTAAACGGCGCACCGGCCATCGCGGCGACGTCGCCGTCGTCCGTCGCGTCGACCACGCGCTTCGCGCAGACCGTTTCCCGCGTCTGATGCGGGCCGTCGAAGACGACGCCGGTCACCCACGGACCGTTCATCAGCACCTCGACGGGTTTGCGGTGCAGCGTCAGCGTGATGAGAGGCTCGCGGCGGACCGCGTCCATGAAGACGCGCTTCGCGGTCTCGACGTCGAAGGTCATTCCGAGCTGCTTGTAGATTTCTGAAAAGACGCCGCGCGCAAGGTGCTCGCCGGTGAGACCGAAGTCCATGTCGAGCATGTTGAGCATGGCGCCGGTGAGATCACCGCCGAGGTAGGGCCGCGACTCGGTCATGTACACCGCGGTGCCCGTCCGCGCCGCGGCGAGGGCCGCGGCCACGCCCGACGGGGTTCCGCCGACCACGAGCACCGGCGTCCGGACGTCGCACGCTTCGGCGACCCGCGGCGCATTCGGCACACCGGCGGCCGCCCGGCCTGCCGGCCCAAGCGCCATGGGCAGCGCGAGGATCACCGCCAACACGGAGGCCGCCCCCACGCGGACTCCGCGCCGCGCCACCATCGAATTCCCCACGCTCATGCGTCCCCCCGACGCCACGGCGTACAGTGCGCCATAGCGACCCCTAACGGTACTAATACGCCATTATAGCAACGCCGGTTCGCTCCGCAATACCACGAGGACCCTAGACGGCGGGGCAGCCGGGCGGGCCCCGGACGCGCCGGGACGGGCGCCGGAGACGGCTGGGACCACGGCGTCTGTATGCTTCCTTGATACACGGATCCCTCCAGGCCGGCCGGGACGCCGGTCCGACCGAGGGCAGCACAGCCGCCGTCGGTCCAGGGTATTAGGAATATCCCCTGTCCGCGTGAATTGTGAACGTCGGTTCGCGACCGCTACCCGCCGGTGTGGGCGGCCTGCGCGGGCTTCGCCGCCGCCGGCCGGATGAAGATGCGGCAGAGCACGATGCTGAACTCGTACAGGAGGGCCATCGGCACCGCGACGAGCATCATCGTGACCGGGCTCCAGTCCGGGGTGCCGAAAACCGCGATCGCGGCGATGACCATGTAGGCGATGCGCCACTCCCGGCGCAGCGTCTGCGGGGTGACGAGCCCGAGCATCGCGAGCGAGAGGATGACGAGCGGCGTCTCGAACGTCCCGCCGACGATGAGGAGAAAGAACAGGACGTACGAGATGTAGGCGTTCGCCGTCAGCAGCACGTTGAACTGGCCGCCGGCCTGGGCGAGGAGCCAGCGGGTGCTGATCGGCAGGACGAAGACGTAGCCGAAGACGAGCCCGATCGCAAAGAGCACCCCCGCGAGCAGCGCGAGGGGGATGGTCCGGCGACGCTCGTTCTCGGTGAGGGCCGGCGAGATGAAGGCGTAGACCTGATACATGATCCACGGCATGCTGACGGCGAGGCCGAACAGAAACGCGATCTTCACCTTGACGAGAAACGGCTCCAGCACGGTCAGCGTCGTCAGCTTCATGTGCCCCGTGGGCCGCAGCAGCAGCGTGAGGAGCGGGTCCACGAAGATGAAGCCGGCAAGCGTCGCCACGAGCAGGCCGATGACGGAGCGGGTCAGCCGGACCCGCAGCTCCTCGAGATGCTCGATGAGCGTCATCGGCCGATCGCGCGGGGTGTCGGATCGCTCGTCCATCACGTCGGTCCTAGATTCGTCGCGGACGGCCGCGCTCATTCCGCGTCCCGCGCAAGCTGGGAGACGGTCACGAGCGTGTACCCGCGCCGCCGCAGCTCCACGACGATCGCCGGCAGCGCGCGAACGGTATTGAGCGTGCCGTTGTGCATCAGCACGATCGCGCCCGGCTCCGCGCGCGCCAGCACGCGCTCGACGAGGATGCGGAACGGCGGCAGCGACCAGTCGCCGGAGTTCGTCGTCCACATGGCCATCCCGAGGCCGAGCCGGCGGGCGTCCCCGGCGACGCCCGCGGTATAGTCCCCGCCGGGCGGCCGGAACCACTCCGCGGGCCGGCCGGCCGTGCGGCCGATCACCGCCGCGCCGGCGGCGATCTCACTACGGGCGACGGCGTCGCCAACCGTGACCATGTTCGGATGGTGGTAGGTGTGGTCGCCGACCTCGTGGCCGTCCGCCGTCATCGCCCGGACGAGGTACGGGTAGGCGCGGGCGTGCTCGCCGATCACGAAGAACGTCGCGTGCGCGCCGTACCGGCGCAGCACGGCGAGGAGGAGCGGCGTCGCCAGCGGGCTCGGCCCGTCGTCGAAGGTGAGCGCGATCTCGCGGCGCCGGGGGTTGCCGCGCCACAGCATGCCGTCACTCGCCGCGCCGAAGAGCAGCCCCTCGAGCTGCACCTTCGTGTCGACGATGCGCTGGAGGAGCGTACCCTGAAACCGCTCCGCCGACTCGTAGGTCCGATCACCCGGCAGCAGCACCGGCGCCCGCATGCCGGCCGACAGGTGCGGATCGTGCGGAACGGGCAGTCGCGGAACGAGCGCCCCCTCGAGCAGTTCGGGCGCAAACCACACGCTGCCCGCCGCGGAAAGCGCCTCGCGCGGGTCCCCGCCGGGCGTGGCCCCGAGCAGCCGCCCGGCATCGAGCGCGGCGGTCACCGTCACGTCGGTGCGGCGGCCGTCGAACCGGCCCGGCATTTGATAGTAGCCGCTCAGCGTGATCCGGTCCACGCGCGGATCGGCGCGCGCCGCCGCGGCCGCGAGCGCGCGCGCGGTCGCCGCCGCCTCGCGCACCATCGCCGCGGGCGTCGCCGCCCGGTCCATCCCGTAGACGAACCAGATCCACACCAGCCGCGAGAGCCGCCCGTCCGGCAGTTTGGTGACACCGTCGCTGGCAACCGTCACCTTCACGACGACCGGAGCGAGGCCTTGCTCGACGAAGGCCTGCCAGATGCGTGTCTCTTCGGGGTGGATGCCGGGACCGATCGGATGGGTGTCGTTCGTGATGTAGGGCGACACGGGAACGGGGGGCACATCCGGCCACGCCGGGGCCGGATGCACGGGCGGCTGAGTCGCCGCTTCGGCGATCGCGGGCGCGAGGAGCGCGCGCAGCCACCCGGCGGCGCGGCCCGCAACGGCCGCCCGGAGCGCGGACATCGTGGTCATGGCCGCCGGCCGCTCTGATTCCACAGCGGCCCGTCGCGGGTCGACCGGCAGCAGGTCGGACGATCCGGCCGGCGGTACCGACCGTCCGACGCGCAGGAGCTCGTTCGACGCGATGTCCCCGACAAGCGTCATCGAGATGCCGTTGGTGTTCCAGTGGACCACGGTGGCGACGCCCCGCGTCTGCACCGTGCCCTCGAAGGCGCCGATCTGCACGCGCTGCCCGCCGCCCGCGCCCACCTGCGCGCCGCGGCTCTCGAACAGGGTCATCGTCGCGACGCCGTCCGTGAAGGCGAACGTCGCCGTCGGCGTGCCGTGAATCATGGCGACGTTGGACCGCACAAACTGGTAGCCCGGCGGCAGGTAGGCCGGCAGCTGCGGGATGAAGCCGACCCGGCGGGAGATCTCCTCGATCGTCAGGGCGGCGGCCGGCGCCTGCTGGAGGCGGGTCTGGACCTGCGCCCCCGCGGGCGGCGACACGATGAAGAGGTCCGCCGCGAGCGTCGGGTTCAGCTGTACGCTGAGAAACGCCGAGGTCTCCCGCAGCGCTCCGGCCGGGCCGTAGCGCTCGAGCCGGAGGATCAGCCGCGTCTCCAGATCGATCCACAGCCGCAGGCGCGGCCGGCCGGGCAGGCGGCCCCGGATGTCGATGATCCGCGCGGGCCGGCCGGCGACACGCTCGGCGCCGGCAAACCGCACTTCGTAGTTCGCGGCGAGCTGCGGGAGAATTTGACGGATGAGCTCGTCCTCGTCGGTCTGGGGCGCCGGCCCCTCGACGTACCGGCCGCGTCCGGGCACGAACTCGATCTGTCGGCCGGCGTTGATCACCACCACGCGTTCCGGTTGATCGCCGGCGGCCAGATACTCCAGCCGTGTGCGGTCGGGCGCCTGATGGTAGATCCGTACCTCGGACGCGCGAACGGTTTGCGCCCAGACGGTGACGGTCTTGGTGCCGGTGTAACTCACGCCCCGCGGCGCGAGCGCGGCCTCGGTCAGCCAGCGGATCGGCTCCGGCTCGTCCGGCCCGGCGGGCGGCACGCCCGGCGCGCCCAGCGCGGCACCGTCCGGGACGATCGCGGCCAGCAGCGCACAGACCGCCAGGAGCACGATCCGGCGGCGGAGGCGAGGCGTCATGTTACCTCTGGACAGTCGACTCCGGAAGAGCCGTGTGGGCGATGACCGTTCGTGTCACGTCGTCGGTCAGGCGGTCGGACGACGTCATCAGATAGTTGCGCACGTACGCGTCCGGATCGAACAACGTCCCCCGCGGCGCAAAGAGTCCGGACACCCATCCCATCGGCAGCCCAATAATGACCAGTATCGTCGCGCCGGCCAGGGCAACCCGCAGCGGCCGTGTCACGGCCGGGCGTGTCACCGCCGCCCACACCGCGCGCCACGGCGACGGCCGGAACGCGGCTTCCTCCCGGGCGAGGCGCCAGTGAATCCGGTCCTCGAGTCCGGACGGCGCCACCGGATCCGGCAGCGCGCGCAGCAGTGAGCGCAGCGTCCGCAGCTCCTCGTAGGCGCGGCCGCACGTCCCGCAGACCTCGAGGTGCGCCTGCACCTGCTCCAGATCTGACGCCGGCAGGGCGCCGTCGAGGTACGCGGAGAGGTGATCGGCAACGTGCGTGTGGTTCACCGCTCCCCTCCCCTCAGGTAGGGACGCAGCGCGGAGCGCAGCGCCTCGCGCGCCCGGTGCAGGCGCGATCGAACGGTTCCGACCGGACAGGCGGCCACCGCCGCGATTTCATCATACGAAAGTCCCTCGATATCCGCAAGGACGACGACCGTCCGGAACTCCGGCGGCAGGCTCTCGAGCGCGGCCTGAATGGGGCCGTCGAGATCCCGCACCTCGGTGAGATGCTGCGGGTCCGTGTCCGAATCGCCGAGCCGCGCAAGCAGCGGATCGCCCTCCGGGGAGGTGGGCGCGTCGAAGGAGATCTCGGGCCGCCGGCCGCGCCGGCGGATCCAGTCGATGTGGGTGCGGTGCATGATCCGGTACACCCACCGGTCGAAGAACGTCCCCGGCTGATACCGGTCGAACGCCCGAAACGCCTCGGCCACCGCTTCCTGCATCAAATCTTCCGCGTCGTCGGCGTTGCCGGCCAGCCGATACGCCACCCGGTAGATGCTGCGGAAGTGGCGGTTCAGCAGTTCCTCAAATGCCGCCAGACGGTGCGCGCCGCTCTGACCGGCCTGCGCGCCGGCATCGATGACTCCACTCAGCGCCGATACGGCTTCCGTCACGTCGGGACCCCCGGCAGCGGTCTCTTTGTGAAGAGCGTTGCCGGACTCCCGGAAGTTCCCCTCAGGCACCCGCGCCTCCCGGGCGTCCCGGGGGTCCGCCCTGCCCGGCCGCGGCCTCGCGCGGCCGGCCCCCGGCCGCCGCAGTCTCCCGCACGTTGACCCGGTTCATCGCCGCCTCCAGGCCGTCGCTGACGACGGCCAGGGCGGCGTTGGCGGCGCGCTCGACGGCTTCGTCGATGACGGTGCGCTCCTCCGGCGTAAAGCGCTCGAGCACGAACGTCTCCGGGGCTACGCCGGCCGGTGGACGGCCGATGCCGACCCGAAGCCGCGGAAAGTCCTTGGTGCCGAGCTCCTCGATGATCGAGCGGACGCCGTTGTGGCCGCCCGCGCCGTTGCCGGGCTTGAGCCGCAGCCGGCCGAGGGGCAGGTCGAGGTCGTCGTAGACGATCAACACATTCTCCGGACGAACGCGCCGGCGCCGCGAGAGGTCGGCCACGGCCTGGCCGCTCACGTTCATGTAGGTTTCCGGAACGGCGAGCAGCACCGCGGCTCTCCCGAAGTGGGCGCGCGCGGTCCGCGCGAAGCCGTCATCGGCCAGCCGCACGCCGAGTTT is from bacterium and encodes:
- a CDS encoding MFS transporter → MTSIEPERSTFTRLAVLWLAGVDLRATLLALPPVLIFIHRDLGLSETGVGALTSLPVLVLAAAAVPGSLLIARGGARRAAIAGLVVVALSSALRGVGPSIAMLFAMTFVMGVGIAVMQPAVPALVARWCPDRIGFATALYVNGLLVGETLSAGLTLPLVLPFMRGSWPAALAAWSAVPLVTAILMLVLRERLPDAAVGPEARWWPDWRAAETWRLGLVLGGVGVAYFATNAFIPDYLRTAGRVDLIGPCLAALNAGQLPASVVALAAARAIVGRRASLVVVPVAIAASLALFLLAPPAFWVVAAALIGFCCAFGLVLSLALPPLVTEARDVHHVSAGMFAIGYGYSFLLPLLGGVAWDITHLPAAAFLPAFAGAATTFGAALGLPHRAGAPGGEIREAAG
- a CDS encoding sulfite oxidase-like oxidoreductase; amino-acid sequence: METPRLPPGQTLTEKWPVLYYGGIPRIDLAKWAFAVEGEVESPVRWTWDEWTALPRKSVRCDVHCVTAWSRFDNVFEGVPASEVIARARPREGAAFVMVHSYGDYTTNLRLDDLMQDDVLFAFTHDGRPLTPEHGGPCRLVVPRLYFWKSAKWVRGLEFMRGERPGFWEQNGYHIRGDPWKEERYSDPW
- a CDS encoding SRPBCC family protein, with product MHTETAVRIRGPVDAIFRYAAQVEHWPRILPHYRGVRVLAVDGAGRLVEMRARRGWIPIWWWARQIVQPRERRIRFTHVRGVTRGMEVEWRFEPVPGGDVAVSIVHDLDLGWPIVGRAVARSIIGPLFIEPTARATLGHIKRLVETSPPETVS
- a CDS encoding FAD-dependent oxidoreductase; amino-acid sequence: MSVGNSMVARRGVRVGAASVLAVILALPMALGPAGRAAAGVPNAPRVAEACDVRTPVLVVGGTPSGVAAALAAARTGTAVYMTESRPYLGGDLTGAMLNMLDMDFGLTGEHLARGVFSEIYKQLGMTFDVETAKRVFMDAVRREPLITLTLHRKPVEVLMNGPWVTGVVFDGPHQTRETVCAKRVVDATDDGDVAAMAGAPFTIGREDSGIDRAMMSATLVFEVKDVNWHQVTAYVSGAREQHMRRGGFYQGNVWGYGPIMRMYKPTQPNVAIYDLNIGLQNDRSVLINGLLVFGVDGTDPASVADGMRRAKVELPLLMDFLRETAPGFAKASLVRTADYLYIRETRHIRGLYTLTANDIVNSRVFWDAVGVASYPIDIHPYKIGEFNPYAPKRFVYTIPFRSLVPYGIGNLVMASRSISATYAAAASCRVVPTTMEEGQAAGLAAVLSIERRVSIPQLLEQPALIHDLQAGLHGQGAYLLPDTLASIGEASPPWLLHSGSAVRPPVLPLTPVEGARPTKP
- a CDS encoding phenylacetate--CoA ligase, which gives rise to MIWNRTAETMTRSDLEALQRQRLADLVARVHAKVPFYREAFDRAGVRPDQVRSLDDLRRLPFTRKADLRDHYPFGLFAVPLDQVVRVHASSGTTGKPTVVGYTRADLGVWADVCARSLAASGARPGDVFHNAYGYGLFTGGLGMHYGGELMGLTVVPVSGGNTERQLLLLQDFKPRVIACTPSYMLTLGEAAAARGIDPRSLTIRSAVLGAEPWTEAMRGQIERLLPVKAVNIYGLSEVIGPGVSNECVEAQRGSHVFEDHFLVEVVDPRTGEPVAAGEVGELVFTTLTKEALPVIRYRTGDLASLDPAPCVCGRTSVRMSLIVGRTDDMLIIRGINVFPSQIEAVVMQFDELSPNYQLVVARERTLDSLEVRVEVAPDAAQPPAPRGDVAAADDLRRRIADRLRGVIGIAARITLQAPGSLPRSEGGKLRRVIDERAKG
- the fabF gene encoding beta-ketoacyl-ACP synthase II, whose amino-acid sequence is MTDTGRRVVVTGIGAVTPIGCGAGGLYDGLRRERSAVGHITRFDAAAFNSRVAGEVTDFDPAAFIEPRRLRRLDRYAQFALASARMAIDDAGLRLEDENRDAIGCFVGSALGGAAFAEEQHAVFLSQGVRRIRPTLALSVFCGAASCNVAIEHDLRGPSSANSDSCSSGAIAIGQAFRTVRDGYADVMVAGGVEAPLAPLTFAAFDVIRAMSTHNDEPARACRPFDRTRDGFVMAEGAALLVLEEREHARRRGARIYGSVLGFGATNDAHHMTAPLPSGTQAARAMRLALAEAGVAAEDIDYVNAHGSGTPLNDSTETLAVKQVLGDHAYRVPVSATKAMHGHALGATGAIEAASCFLSLRHRYVPPTLNLEAPDEACDLDYVRDRGREMPLRHILSNSFGFGGINAALVFGLG
- the tatC gene encoding twin-arginine translocase subunit TatC — translated: MSAAVRDESRTDVMDERSDTPRDRPMTLIEHLEELRVRLTRSVIGLLVATLAGFIFVDPLLTLLLRPTGHMKLTTLTVLEPFLVKVKIAFLFGLAVSMPWIMYQVYAFISPALTENERRRTIPLALLAGVLFAIGLVFGYVFVLPISTRWLLAQAGGQFNVLLTANAYISYVLFFLLIVGGTFETPLVILSLAMLGLVTPQTLRREWRIAYMVIAAIAVFGTPDWSPVTMMLVAVPMALLYEFSIVLCRIFIRPAAAKPAQAAHTGG